A part of Syngnathoides biaculeatus isolate LvHL_M chromosome 21, ASM1980259v1, whole genome shotgun sequence genomic DNA contains:
- the si:ch211-63p21.2 gene encoding FH1/FH2 domain-containing protein 1 isoform X3 has protein sequence MNDLEQTKDNPPKGDFDQPMLVKPSTRLRLNTFDFTDLWDEEESDRDCAEEEGSTSGSISNQEGFCGALSPPPPPPLDPLIFMDSPKRATDKNVTLKLHWRAFQSVTPLPRATRFGTQTIWTLLEPIRLDTKRLEFLFEWKDKSTCLSVARGQRKHTSVSVLGMKRSNNITITLSSLPPPRLLPPAIYSMDGSVLDREDIQRLQTLIPTEEELCLIREAKAQNPNSQLAPAELCLLALGEIPHLGSRLRLWAFVLDYDWLEQEIAKPLFYLKQAMEQLVGSQTFRHVLATVLAIGNFLNGCKARGFELSYLAKLSQVRDTRSRQPLLHHVCVLLLQLYPQSSDLYSDLTTVSKAGKCDYSLVLGNLDHLEALSKGSWEQMKMLDQAEEWKCSNGEKRRLVREGETPGLSGALSHRLPSLLKDCEDRTKVLRAVHRRVINRFHSFLLFLGYSKAMVRETRAEDFCRTISNFSLEFRAAWQAVLLQKERAAKSPAPHTPARRTKCHPSQECEQHCMLEEVLRTPEATSRLDLVRPLRRKRIPNLR, from the exons ATGAACGATTTGGAGCAAACCAAGGACAACCCGCCAAAGGGGGATTTTGACCAACCCATGTTAGTCAAACCTTCAACTCGCCTCCGCCTTAACACGTTTGACTTCACGGACCTTTGGGATGAGGAAGAGTCGGACAGAGACTGTGCAGAAGAAGAAGGTTCCACCTCGGGAAGCATCTCAAACCAGGAGGGGTTCTGTGGTGCCTTGTCACCTCCACCGCCCCCTCCTCTTGACCCCCTCATCTTCATGGACTCACCCAAGAGAGCTACTGATAAAAATGTGACCCTGAAGCTTCATTGGCGGGCATTCCAGAGTGTGACTCCACTCCCCAGGGCCACTCGCTTTGGGACTCAGACCATCTGGACCCTTCTTGAGCCGATCCGTTTGGATACAAAGCGCCTGGAGTTTCTGTTTGAATGGAAGGACAAGAGCACTTGCTTGAGTGTTGCTCGTGGACAGCGG AAGCACACTTCAGTCTCAGTGTTGGGGATGAAGAGAAGTAACAACATCACCATCACCCTGAGCAGCCTGCCTCCACCCCGCCTGCTCCCACCTGCGATTTACAGCATGGACGGCAGCGTACTTGACCGAGAAGACATTCAG AGGCTTCAAACGCTTATCCCGACGGAGGAGGAGCTGTGTCTGATCAGGGAAGCCAAGGCTCAGAACCCAAACTCCCAATTGGCCCCGGCTGAGCTCTGCCTACTGGCTTTGGGGGAGATCCCTCACCTGGGCTCAAGACTTCGGCTGTGGGCCTTCGTGCTGGATTACGACTGGTTAGAACAG GAAATCGCCAAGCCTCTCTTCTACCTGAAGCAAGCCATGGAGCAGTTGGTCGGCAGCCAGACCTTCAGACACGTTCTTGCGACGGTGTTAGCCATCGGTAACTTTCTCAACGGATGTAAG GCCCGCGGTTTCGAGTTGAGCTACCTGGCCAAGCTATCTCAAGTGAGGGACACGCGTTCTCGCCAACCTCTCCTCCATCACGTCTGCGTGCTTCTCCTGCAGCTCTACCCGCAATCCTCAGACCTCTACTCGGACCTGACGACCGTGAGCAAAGCTGGCAAG TGTGACTACTCCCTGGTCCTTGGTAACTTGGACCACCTCGAGGCCTTGTCTAAGGGGTCGTGGGagcaaatgaagatgttggatCAAGCGGAGGAATGGAAATGCTCAAACGGGGAAAAGAGACGGCTTGTTAGAGAAGGGGAAACCCCGGGTCTCAGCGGCGCCCTCAGTCACAGGCTGCCAAGTCTTTTGAAGGACTGTGAGGACAGGACCAAAGTCCTGAGAGCCGTGCACCGTAGGGTTATCAACAG GTTCCATTCATTCCTGCTGTTCCTGGGCTACTCCAAAGCAATGGTGCGAGAAACCAGGGCTGAGGACTTCTGTAGGACCATCAGTAACTTCTCCCTGGAGTTCCGGGCAGCTTGGCAGGCTGTCCTCCTTCAGAAAGAGCGTGCCGCGAAAAGCCCAGCTCCTCACACGCCTGCAAGAAGGACCAAATGTCACCCATCTCAG GAATGTGAGCAACACTGCATGCTGGAGGAAGTGCTGAGAACACCAGAAGCCACCTCCAGGCTGGACCTGGTTCGGCCTCTGCGGCGCAAGAGGATTCCAAATTTGAGGTGA
- the LOC133494946 gene encoding GRB2-associated-binding protein 1-like encodes MDPAPWISGAAEVVCEGWLQKSPPEKKLRRYTWKRRWFVLRSGRLSGEPNALQYYKNPHSRRPIRTINLGLCEQVDAGLSFAKKELGKSFVFALKTAERTWYLVAESEDDMNRWVASVCLLCGFKPGEEVPKSPPLATVAASAPPVRSPPLEAESGHAQESDVRLRRRQTCFRPPESSLTSQENESDNRLPPSSSCSPSTLGTRLPPSSFNSRTSVWVAGPLTGTLSRSLDFSVTPDLLRGGGKPQCHPSPHPRKHSLDFHLRPVAIPLFDAAPHFTPVTQPVHSSPTPRMTPINQAELCPSTPTPPPRPPKPVVVAAQGESPPGGYLRGDSLSGQQSLSAARSPSDRVSMFDFSDRFNSYFFKKGMIPLADGDSDENYVPMSAAATGRCSRHGLPSEVRDHRQETNYVPMTPVPAHLPASADPASFGSQVPLPDDTDFCNAPLTPTAALPLRMSVAGEGDPGAVPPPIHRDLKPPHSVPPPVHSPVSWTFTRGRHSARPTFSHSSSPASDSDNVGDSYVAMTTSSLSFDAGQRSLKLMRHRTSEGGPGSSSEQRARSVSQVEYLDLDLHTGPSTLRQKRCPDDIGGTPAKAMEECDSVQRVDYVVVVVDPKRTKAPRNTRETWHDGRMSTEKCKEHS; translated from the exons ATGGACCCGGCGCCCTGGATTAGTGGAGCCGCCGAGGTGGTTTGTGAAGGGTGGCTCCAAAAATCGCCACCAGAGAAAAAGCTTCGACGTTAC ACGTGGAAGAGGCGCTGGTTCGTGTTACGTAGCGGCCGGCTGAGCGGAGAGCCGAATGCTCTGCAGTATTACAAAAACCCGCATTCCCGACGCCCCATCAGAACCATCAACTTGGGCTTGTGTGAGCAG GTGGACGCTGGCCTGTCGTTCGCCAAGAAGGAATTGGGGAAGAGCTTCGTGTTCGCCCTGAAGACGGCGGAGAGGACGTGGTACCTGGTGGCCGAGTCCGAGGACGACATGAACCGCTGGGTGGCGTCCGTGTGTCTGCTGTGTGGCTTCAAGCCGGGAGAAGAAG TCCCTAAAAGTCCTCCCCTTGCCACGGTCGCAGCGTCCGCTCCGCCTGTACGATCGCCCCCCCTGGAGGCCGAAAGTGGTCATGCGCAGGAGAGCGACGTGCGGCTGAGACGACGGCAAACCTGTTTCAG GCCCCCCGAAAGTTCCTTGACCTCTCAAGAAAACGAGAGTGACAACCGCTTGcctccttcctcttcctgttcCCCCTCTACTCTTGGCACCAGGCTCCCCCCGTCATCCTTCAACTCCCGGACGTCAGTTTGGGTAGCCGGCCCGCTAACGGGCACCCTCAGCCGGTCTCTGGACTTCAGCGTAACTCCTGACCTTCTCAGAGGCGGCGGGAAGCCTCAATGCCACCCCTCCCCGCACCCCAGGAAGCACTCTCTGGATTTCCACCTGCGTCCCGTGGCGATCCCCCTCTTTGATGCCGCTCCCCACTTCACACCTGTGACGCAGCCGGTACATTCCTCCCCCACCCCGAGGATGACGCCGATAAACCAGGctgaactttgcccttccactccgacccccccgccccgcccacCCAAGCCTGTCGTTGTTGCAGCTCAAGGAGAGAGTCCCCCTGGGGGGTACTTGCGTGGAGACTCGCTCTCAG GCCAGCAGTCGCTATCAGCCGCTCGCTCGCCGTCTGACCGAGTGAGCATGTTTGACTTCAGCGACCGCTTCAACAGCTACTTT TTCAAAAAAGGCATGATACCGCTGGCAGACGGAGACTCAGACGAAAACTACGTTCCCATGAGCGCCGCCGCCACGGGCCGCTGCTCACGACATGGTCT GCCCTCTGAGGTGCGCGACCATCGCCAGGAGACCAATTACGTCCCCATGACCCCCGTTCCTGCTCACCTCCCTGCCTCGGCGGACCCGGCGTCTTTTGGGAGTCAAGTGCCGCTGCCCGATGACACGGACTTCTGTAACGCCCCCCTGACGCCGACCGCTGCCCTTCCCCTCCGCATGAGTGTGGCCGGCGAAGGGGACCCGGGGGCCGTGCCCCCTCCCATCCACCGCGATCTCAAGCCGCCGCACAGTG TCCCGCCCCCTGTGCACTCACCTGTCTCTTGGACCTTTACAAGAGG CAGGCATTCAGCCAGACCGACCTTTTCGCACAGTTCATCCCCTGCCTCGGATTCGGACAATGTCGGTGACAGCTACGTCGCCATGACGACCTCCAGTCTGAGCTTTGACGCAGGGCAACGT TCCCTGAAGCTCATGCGCCACCGCACCTCTGAGGGCGGGCCCGGCAGCTCGTCAGAGCAGAGAGCCAGAAGTGTCTCACAAGTGGAGTACTTGGACCTGGACCTCCACACGGGGCCCTCAACATTGAGACAG AAACGTTGCCCGGATGACATCGGCGGCACGCCGGCAAAGGCTATGGAGGAGTGTGACAGTGTTCAGCGTGTGGACtacgtggtggtggtggtggaccCCAAGAGGACCAAGGCCCCGAGGAACACCAGAGAGACGTGGCATGACGGCAGGATGTCCACGGAGAAGTGCAAGGAACACAGCtga
- the si:ch211-63p21.2 gene encoding FH1/FH2 domain-containing protein 1 isoform X2, with protein MNDLEQTKDNPPKGDFDQPMLVKPSTRLRLNTFDFTDLWDEEESDRDCAEEEGSTSGSISNQEGFCGALSPPPPPPLDPLIFMDSPKRATDKNVTLKLHWRAFQSVTPLPRATRFGTQTIWTLLEPIRLDTKRLEFLFEWKDKSTCLSVARGQRKHTSVSVLGMKRSNNITITLSSLPPPRLLPPAIYSMDGSVLDREDIQRLQTLIPTEEELCLIREAKAQNPNSQLAPAELCLLALGEIPHLGSRLRLWAFVLDYDWLEQEIAKPLFYLKQAMEQLVGSQTFRHVLATVLAIGNFLNGCKARGFELSYLAKLSQVRDTRSRQPLLHHVCVLLLQLYPQSSDLYSDLTTVSKAGKCDYSLVLGNLDHLEALSKGSWEQMKMLDQAEEWKCSNGEKRRLVREGETPGLSGALSHRLPSLLKDCEDRTKVLRAVHRRVINRFHSFLLFLGYSKAMVRETRAEDFCRTISNFSLEFRAAWQAVLLQKERAAKSPAPHTPARRTKCHPSQECEQHCMLEEVLRTPEATSRLDLVRPLRRKRIPNLRR; from the exons ATGAACGATTTGGAGCAAACCAAGGACAACCCGCCAAAGGGGGATTTTGACCAACCCATGTTAGTCAAACCTTCAACTCGCCTCCGCCTTAACACGTTTGACTTCACGGACCTTTGGGATGAGGAAGAGTCGGACAGAGACTGTGCAGAAGAAGAAGGTTCCACCTCGGGAAGCATCTCAAACCAGGAGGGGTTCTGTGGTGCCTTGTCACCTCCACCGCCCCCTCCTCTTGACCCCCTCATCTTCATGGACTCACCCAAGAGAGCTACTGATAAAAATGTGACCCTGAAGCTTCATTGGCGGGCATTCCAGAGTGTGACTCCACTCCCCAGGGCCACTCGCTTTGGGACTCAGACCATCTGGACCCTTCTTGAGCCGATCCGTTTGGATACAAAGCGCCTGGAGTTTCTGTTTGAATGGAAGGACAAGAGCACTTGCTTGAGTGTTGCTCGTGGACAGCGG AAGCACACTTCAGTCTCAGTGTTGGGGATGAAGAGAAGTAACAACATCACCATCACCCTGAGCAGCCTGCCTCCACCCCGCCTGCTCCCACCTGCGATTTACAGCATGGACGGCAGCGTACTTGACCGAGAAGACATTCAG AGGCTTCAAACGCTTATCCCGACGGAGGAGGAGCTGTGTCTGATCAGGGAAGCCAAGGCTCAGAACCCAAACTCCCAATTGGCCCCGGCTGAGCTCTGCCTACTGGCTTTGGGGGAGATCCCTCACCTGGGCTCAAGACTTCGGCTGTGGGCCTTCGTGCTGGATTACGACTGGTTAGAACAG GAAATCGCCAAGCCTCTCTTCTACCTGAAGCAAGCCATGGAGCAGTTGGTCGGCAGCCAGACCTTCAGACACGTTCTTGCGACGGTGTTAGCCATCGGTAACTTTCTCAACGGATGTAAG GCCCGCGGTTTCGAGTTGAGCTACCTGGCCAAGCTATCTCAAGTGAGGGACACGCGTTCTCGCCAACCTCTCCTCCATCACGTCTGCGTGCTTCTCCTGCAGCTCTACCCGCAATCCTCAGACCTCTACTCGGACCTGACGACCGTGAGCAAAGCTGGCAAG TGTGACTACTCCCTGGTCCTTGGTAACTTGGACCACCTCGAGGCCTTGTCTAAGGGGTCGTGGGagcaaatgaagatgttggatCAAGCGGAGGAATGGAAATGCTCAAACGGGGAAAAGAGACGGCTTGTTAGAGAAGGGGAAACCCCGGGTCTCAGCGGCGCCCTCAGTCACAGGCTGCCAAGTCTTTTGAAGGACTGTGAGGACAGGACCAAAGTCCTGAGAGCCGTGCACCGTAGGGTTATCAACAG GTTCCATTCATTCCTGCTGTTCCTGGGCTACTCCAAAGCAATGGTGCGAGAAACCAGGGCTGAGGACTTCTGTAGGACCATCAGTAACTTCTCCCTGGAGTTCCGGGCAGCTTGGCAGGCTGTCCTCCTTCAGAAAGAGCGTGCCGCGAAAAGCCCAGCTCCTCACACGCCTGCAAGAAGGACCAAATGTCACCCATCTCAG GAATGTGAGCAACACTGCATGCTGGAGGAAGTGCTGAGAACACCAGAAGCCACCTCCAGGCTGGACCTGGTTCGGCCTCTGCGGCGCAAGAGGATTCCAAATTTGAG ACGATGA
- the si:ch211-63p21.2 gene encoding FH1/FH2 domain-containing protein 1 isoform X1, which translates to MNDLEQTKDNPPKGDFDQPMLVKPSTRLRLNTFDFTDLWDEEESDRDCAEEEGSTSGSISNQEGFCGALSPPPPPPLDPLIFMDSPKRATDKNVTLKLHWRAFQSVTPLPRATRFGTQTIWTLLEPIRLDTKRLEFLFEWKDKSTCLSVARGQRKHTSVSVLGMKRSNNITITLSSLPPPRLLPPAIYSMDGSVLDREDIQRLQTLIPTEEELCLIREAKAQNPNSQLAPAELCLLALGEIPHLGSRLRLWAFVLDYDWLEQEIAKPLFYLKQAMEQLVGSQTFRHVLATVLAIGNFLNGCKARGFELSYLAKLSQVRDTRSRQPLLHHVCVLLLQLYPQSSDLYSDLTTVSKAGKCDYSLVLGNLDHLEALSKGSWEQMKMLDQAEEWKCSNGEKRRLVREGETPGLSGALSHRLPSLLKDCEDRTKVLRAVHRRVINRFHSFLLFLGYSKAMVRETRAEDFCRTISNFSLEFRAAWQAVLLQKERAAKSPAPHTPARRTKCHPSQECEQHCMLEEVLRTPEATSRLDLVRPLRRKRIPNLSHSLSCSS; encoded by the exons ATGAACGATTTGGAGCAAACCAAGGACAACCCGCCAAAGGGGGATTTTGACCAACCCATGTTAGTCAAACCTTCAACTCGCCTCCGCCTTAACACGTTTGACTTCACGGACCTTTGGGATGAGGAAGAGTCGGACAGAGACTGTGCAGAAGAAGAAGGTTCCACCTCGGGAAGCATCTCAAACCAGGAGGGGTTCTGTGGTGCCTTGTCACCTCCACCGCCCCCTCCTCTTGACCCCCTCATCTTCATGGACTCACCCAAGAGAGCTACTGATAAAAATGTGACCCTGAAGCTTCATTGGCGGGCATTCCAGAGTGTGACTCCACTCCCCAGGGCCACTCGCTTTGGGACTCAGACCATCTGGACCCTTCTTGAGCCGATCCGTTTGGATACAAAGCGCCTGGAGTTTCTGTTTGAATGGAAGGACAAGAGCACTTGCTTGAGTGTTGCTCGTGGACAGCGG AAGCACACTTCAGTCTCAGTGTTGGGGATGAAGAGAAGTAACAACATCACCATCACCCTGAGCAGCCTGCCTCCACCCCGCCTGCTCCCACCTGCGATTTACAGCATGGACGGCAGCGTACTTGACCGAGAAGACATTCAG AGGCTTCAAACGCTTATCCCGACGGAGGAGGAGCTGTGTCTGATCAGGGAAGCCAAGGCTCAGAACCCAAACTCCCAATTGGCCCCGGCTGAGCTCTGCCTACTGGCTTTGGGGGAGATCCCTCACCTGGGCTCAAGACTTCGGCTGTGGGCCTTCGTGCTGGATTACGACTGGTTAGAACAG GAAATCGCCAAGCCTCTCTTCTACCTGAAGCAAGCCATGGAGCAGTTGGTCGGCAGCCAGACCTTCAGACACGTTCTTGCGACGGTGTTAGCCATCGGTAACTTTCTCAACGGATGTAAG GCCCGCGGTTTCGAGTTGAGCTACCTGGCCAAGCTATCTCAAGTGAGGGACACGCGTTCTCGCCAACCTCTCCTCCATCACGTCTGCGTGCTTCTCCTGCAGCTCTACCCGCAATCCTCAGACCTCTACTCGGACCTGACGACCGTGAGCAAAGCTGGCAAG TGTGACTACTCCCTGGTCCTTGGTAACTTGGACCACCTCGAGGCCTTGTCTAAGGGGTCGTGGGagcaaatgaagatgttggatCAAGCGGAGGAATGGAAATGCTCAAACGGGGAAAAGAGACGGCTTGTTAGAGAAGGGGAAACCCCGGGTCTCAGCGGCGCCCTCAGTCACAGGCTGCCAAGTCTTTTGAAGGACTGTGAGGACAGGACCAAAGTCCTGAGAGCCGTGCACCGTAGGGTTATCAACAG GTTCCATTCATTCCTGCTGTTCCTGGGCTACTCCAAAGCAATGGTGCGAGAAACCAGGGCTGAGGACTTCTGTAGGACCATCAGTAACTTCTCCCTGGAGTTCCGGGCAGCTTGGCAGGCTGTCCTCCTTCAGAAAGAGCGTGCCGCGAAAAGCCCAGCTCCTCACACGCCTGCAAGAAGGACCAAATGTCACCCATCTCAG GAATGTGAGCAACACTGCATGCTGGAGGAAGTGCTGAGAACACCAGAAGCCACCTCCAGGCTGGACCTGGTTCGGCCTCTGCGGCGCAAGAGGATTCCAAATTTGAG ccattctctgagctgctcatcctga